The Zobellia alginiliquefaciens genome contains a region encoding:
- the rpoC gene encoding DNA-directed RNA polymerase subunit beta', with product MARIKDNNPVKRFDKISIGLASPEAILAESRGEVLKPETINYRTHKPERDGLFCERIFGPVKDYECACGKYKRIRYRGIVCDRCGVEVTEKKVRRDRVGHINLVVPVAHIWYFRSLPNKIGYLLGLPSKKLDMIIYYERYVVIQPGIAKGPEGEEINKMDFLTEEEYLTILESIPIENQYLEDSDPNKFIAKMGAECLIDLLARIDLKELSYQLRHKANTETSKQRKTEALKRLQVVEALRESQENRENRPEWMIMKVIPVIPPELRPLVPLDGGRFATSDLNDLYRRVIIRNNRLKRLVEIKAPEVILRNEKRMLQEAVDSLFDNTRKASAVKTESNRPLKSLSDSLKGKQGRFRQNLLGKRVDYSARSVIVVGPELNLYECGLPKDMAAELYKPFVIRKLIERGIVKTVKSAKKIIDKKEPVVWDILENVLKGHPVLLNRAPTLHRLGIQAFQPKLIEGKAIRLHPLACTAFNADFDGDQMAVHLPLGPEAILEAQLLMLASQNILNPANGSPITVPSQDMVLGLYYMTKERKSTPEVPVKGEGLTFYSAEEVEIAFNEGQVELNAGIKVRAKDFNEEGNLVNQIIPTTVGRVLFNKNVPEEAGYINQVLNKKALRNIIGDILAVTNVPATANFLDRIKTMGYDFAFKGGLSFSLGDIIIPKEKHEMIADANGQVDGIMTNYNMGLITNNERYNQVIDVWTSTNAMLTELAMKRIREDQQGFNSVYMMLDSGARGSKEQIRQLTGMRGLMAKPKKSTAGGGEIIENPILSNFKEGLSILEYFISTHGARKGLADTALKTADAGYLTRRLVDVSQDVIINIEDCETLRGVEVSALKKNEEVVESLGARILGRVSLHDVFDPLTQEQLLSAGQEIMESDAKRIEDSPVEKVEVRSALTCEAPKGICAQCYGRNLSTNKMVQRGEAVGVVAAQSIGEPGTQLTLRTFHVGGIAGNISEDNKLIAKFNGVAEIEDLRTVVSIDKEGNPATIVISRTSEIKVIDKKTGITLSTNNIPYGSQLFIDNGATISKDDVICSWDPYNGVIVSEFPGKIAYENIEQGVTYQVEIDEQTGFQEKVISESRNKKLIPTLLIQDNKGETLRSYNLPVGSHIMVDDGEKIKEGKTLVKIPRKSAKAGDITGGLPRVTELFEARNPSNPAVVSEIDGVVSFGKIKRGNREIIIESKLGEIKKYLVKLSNQILVQENDYVRAGMPLSDGSITPEDILKIKGPSAVQQYLVNEVQEVYRLQGVKINDKHFEVVVRQMMRKVRIQDPGDTIFLENQLVHKDDFIRENDDIFGKKVVVDAGDSDNLKAGQIITARELRDENSVLKRSDKNLVTANDAVAATATPILQGITRASLQTKSFISAASFQETTKVLNEAAVSGKVDTLEGLKENVIVGHKIPAGTGMRDYSNIIVGSKEEYDEIMARKEALKF from the coding sequence ATGGCTAGAATAAAAGATAATAATCCAGTAAAAAGGTTTGATAAAATTTCTATCGGATTGGCCTCTCCAGAAGCAATTTTGGCGGAGTCAAGAGGGGAAGTTCTTAAGCCTGAAACTATTAACTATAGAACGCACAAGCCAGAGCGTGACGGTCTTTTTTGCGAGCGTATATTCGGTCCTGTAAAGGATTATGAATGTGCTTGTGGTAAGTATAAAAGAATTCGCTACCGTGGTATTGTTTGTGACCGTTGTGGTGTAGAGGTTACTGAAAAGAAAGTACGTAGAGATAGAGTAGGGCACATTAACTTGGTAGTTCCTGTAGCTCACATCTGGTACTTCCGTTCGTTGCCTAACAAAATAGGATACCTTTTAGGTTTGCCTTCCAAGAAATTGGATATGATTATTTACTACGAACGTTATGTAGTAATTCAACCGGGTATCGCTAAAGGTCCTGAAGGTGAAGAAATCAATAAAATGGATTTCTTGACCGAAGAGGAGTATTTAACTATTTTGGAATCTATTCCAATTGAAAATCAATATTTAGAAGATTCGGACCCTAACAAGTTTATAGCTAAAATGGGAGCTGAATGTCTTATAGATCTTTTAGCTCGTATAGACTTAAAAGAACTTTCGTACCAGTTACGTCACAAAGCGAATACAGAGACTTCTAAACAAAGAAAAACAGAAGCGTTAAAAAGACTTCAAGTTGTTGAGGCGCTTCGTGAATCTCAAGAAAACAGAGAAAACAGACCTGAGTGGATGATCATGAAGGTAATTCCGGTTATTCCACCAGAATTGCGTCCATTGGTACCGCTAGATGGTGGTCGTTTCGCTACTTCAGATTTAAATGATCTGTATAGAAGGGTGATTATCCGTAACAACCGTTTAAAAAGGTTGGTAGAGATAAAAGCTCCTGAGGTAATTCTTAGAAATGAGAAACGTATGCTTCAAGAAGCGGTAGATTCTCTTTTCGATAACACCAGAAAAGCATCAGCTGTTAAAACGGAATCTAACAGACCTTTAAAATCACTATCTGATTCATTAAAAGGTAAGCAAGGTCGTTTCCGTCAAAACTTACTAGGTAAGCGTGTTGATTACTCTGCACGTTCGGTAATTGTTGTTGGGCCGGAATTGAATTTGTATGAATGTGGTCTTCCTAAAGATATGGCTGCTGAGCTTTATAAGCCTTTCGTTATCAGAAAACTGATAGAAAGAGGTATTGTTAAGACAGTAAAGTCCGCTAAGAAGATTATAGATAAAAAAGAACCTGTTGTTTGGGATATTCTTGAAAACGTACTGAAAGGTCACCCAGTTCTATTGAACCGTGCCCCAACGTTGCACCGTTTAGGTATTCAAGCTTTCCAACCAAAACTTATTGAAGGTAAAGCAATACGTCTTCACCCGTTGGCGTGTACAGCGTTTAACGCGGATTTTGATGGAGATCAGATGGCGGTTCACTTGCCATTAGGCCCTGAAGCTATTTTGGAAGCTCAATTATTAATGTTGGCTTCTCAGAATATATTGAACCCTGCTAATGGATCACCTATTACGGTACCATCACAGGATATGGTTCTGGGTCTATATTATATGACCAAAGAAAGAAAATCAACACCGGAAGTTCCTGTTAAGGGTGAAGGGTTGACATTCTATTCTGCAGAAGAGGTGGAGATTGCTTTTAACGAAGGTCAGGTTGAATTGAACGCAGGTATAAAAGTACGTGCTAAAGACTTTAACGAAGAGGGTAATTTGGTAAACCAAATCATACCTACTACAGTTGGTCGTGTATTGTTCAACAAAAACGTTCCTGAAGAAGCGGGTTACATCAACCAAGTTCTTAACAAGAAAGCTTTAAGAAATATTATTGGTGATATTTTGGCTGTTACAAACGTACCTGCAACGGCTAATTTCTTGGACAGAATTAAAACTATGGGTTACGATTTTGCCTTTAAAGGTGGATTGTCCTTTAGTTTGGGGGATATTATTATTCCTAAGGAGAAGCATGAAATGATTGCTGATGCTAACGGTCAGGTAGATGGAATTATGACCAATTATAACATGGGTCTTATTACCAACAATGAACGTTATAATCAGGTAATTGACGTTTGGACATCAACCAATGCAATGTTGACCGAACTTGCTATGAAGCGTATTCGCGAAGATCAGCAAGGATTCAACTCGGTATATATGATGCTTGACTCTGGTGCAAGGGGTTCTAAAGAACAGATTCGCCAGTTAACAGGTATGCGTGGTTTGATGGCTAAGCCTAAAAAATCTACTGCCGGTGGTGGTGAGATTATTGAAAATCCAATTTTATCGAACTTTAAAGAAGGTCTTTCTATTCTTGAATACTTTATCTCTACTCACGGGGCACGTAAAGGTCTTGCGGATACGGCTCTTAAAACAGCAGATGCAGGTTACTTAACTCGTCGTTTGGTAGACGTTTCTCAGGATGTTATTATTAATATCGAAGATTGTGAGACTTTAAGAGGTGTGGAAGTTTCTGCATTGAAAAAGAATGAAGAAGTTGTTGAGTCGTTAGGAGCACGTATATTAGGTAGAGTTTCTCTACATGATGTGTTTGATCCGTTAACTCAAGAGCAGTTACTTTCTGCAGGTCAGGAAATAATGGAGAGTGATGCTAAGCGAATTGAAGATTCTCCTGTGGAGAAAGTTGAAGTACGTTCAGCATTGACTTGTGAAGCTCCTAAAGGAATTTGTGCTCAATGTTACGGTAGAAACCTTTCTACTAATAAAATGGTACAAAGAGGTGAAGCTGTTGGGGTTGTTGCGGCACAATCAATTGGTGAGCCGGGTACACAGCTTACATTGCGTACTTTCCACGTGGGTGGTATTGCAGGTAACATTTCTGAAGATAACAAGTTGATCGCTAAATTTAACGGTGTAGCGGAAATTGAAGATTTAAGAACTGTTGTTTCTATAGATAAAGAAGGGAATCCGGCAACAATCGTAATTTCTAGAACATCTGAGATTAAGGTTATAGATAAGAAAACGGGTATAACATTAAGTACTAATAATATACCTTACGGTTCTCAATTGTTCATTGATAATGGAGCAACGATTTCTAAGGATGATGTAATTTGTTCTTGGGATCCATATAACGGTGTAATTGTTTCTGAATTTCCAGGGAAAATTGCTTACGAAAACATTGAGCAAGGTGTTACATATCAAGTAGAAATTGATGAGCAGACCGGTTTCCAAGAAAAAGTAATTTCAGAATCTCGTAACAAAAAGTTGATACCAACTCTTTTGATACAAGATAATAAAGGTGAAACATTACGTTCATATAACCTTCCTGTTGGATCGCATATCATGGTAGATGATGGTGAAAAGATCAAAGAGGGTAAAACACTTGTGAAAATTCCACGTAAATCTGCTAAAGCAGGTGATATTACGGGTGGTCTTCCAAGGGTAACTGAACTTTTTGAAGCACGTAACCCTTCTAACCCAGCAGTTGTTTCTGAGATAGATGGTGTTGTTTCTTTTGGGAAAATCAAGAGAGGTAACCGTGAAATCATTATTGAATCTAAATTAGGGGAAATCAAGAAATACTTGGTAAAGCTTTCTAATCAGATTTTGGTTCAGGAAAATGATTATGTTCGTGCAGGAATGCCGTTATCGGATGGTTCTATTACTCCAGAAGATATTCTTAAAATAAAAGGCCCATCAGCTGTTCAACAATACTTAGTGAACGAAGTTCAAGAAGTATACCGTTTACAAGGTGTGAAGATTAATGACAAGCACTTTGAGGTAGTTGTAAGACAGATGATGCGTAAGGTGCGTATTCAAGATCCAGGTGATACTATATTCTTAGAGAACCAATTGGTTCATAAAGATGATTTTATCCGTGAAAACGATGATATCTTTGGTAAGAAGGTTGTGGTTGATGCTGGTGATTCTGATAACCTTAAAGCGGGTCAGATAATTACAGCTCGTGAATTGAGAGATGAAAATTCTGTCTTGAAGCGTTCAGATAAAAATCTTGTAACGGCAAATGATGCAGTTGCAGCTACGGCTACACCTATCTTGCAAGGTATTACACGTGCGTCTTTACAGACTAAATCGTTTATATCTGCAGCATCTTTCCAAGAAACGACTAAAGTATTGAACGAAGCTGCTGTTAGTGGTAAAGTAGATACGTTAGAAGGTTTGAAAGAAAATGTAATTGTTGGTCATAAAATACCAGCAGGTACAGGTATGCGAGACTATAGCAACATCATTGTAGGCTCTAAAGAAGAGTATGATGAAATCATGGCGCGCAAAGAAGCCTTGAAATTTTAA
- a CDS encoding DUF3467 domain-containing protein, which produces MSEKEQKQNQINIELDEKTAEGIYSNLAIINHSVSEFVVDFISMMPGAPKAKVKSRIVLTPQHAKKFLKALNDNVKRFEAAHGTIKDYEQPPIPMNFGPTGEA; this is translated from the coding sequence ATGAGCGAAAAAGAACAAAAGCAAAACCAGATTAATATAGAGCTGGATGAAAAGACAGCGGAAGGGATATATTCTAATTTAGCTATTATCAACCATTCAGTTTCAGAATTTGTAGTTGATTTTATTAGTATGATGCCCGGAGCACCAAAAGCTAAGGTGAAGAGCAGAATAGTTTTAACACCACAACATGCCAAAAAGTTTTTAAAGGCGTTGAATGATAATGTAAAGCGTTTTGAGGCGGCACATGGAACTATAAAGGACTATGAGCAACCACCAATACCTATGAATTTTGGCCCAACAGGAGAGGCTTAA
- a CDS encoding peptide chain release factor 3, whose amino-acid sequence MSFKDEIQRRRTFGIISHPDAGKTTLTEKLLLFGGAIQEAGAVKNNKIKKTATSDFMEIERQRGISVATSVLAFLYKDKKINILDTPGHKDFAEDTFRTLTAVDSVIVVIDVAKGVEEQTVKLVEVCRMRNIPMIVFINKLDREGRDAFDLLDDLEQKLGLAVTPLSFPIGMGYDFKGIYNIYEKNINLFSGDSKKNIEETIAFDSIESPELEQIIGNSAAEELRDNLELVRGVYPDFDKQSYLNGTQQPVFFGSALNNFGVRELLDCFIEIAPSPRPKKAEERVVNANEKEMSGFVFKIHANMDPKHRDRLAFIKIVSGTFERNKPYLHVRNGKKLKFSSPNAFFAEKKEIVDISYPGDIVGLHDTGNFKIGDTLTEGEELHYKGIPSFSPEHFRYINNADPMKSKQLYKGIDQLMDEGVAQLFTLEMNGRKVIGTVGALQFEVIQYRLEHEYGAKCTYENFPVFKACWVEPADPKNEEFKEFKRVKQKFLAKDKRNQLVFLADSQFSLQMTQQKYPSVKLHFVSEFD is encoded by the coding sequence ATGAGTTTTAAAGATGAGATTCAACGGCGTAGAACCTTTGGAATAATTTCCCACCCAGATGCAGGTAAGACCACATTAACGGAGAAACTTCTGTTATTTGGTGGAGCTATTCAGGAAGCTGGAGCCGTAAAAAATAATAAAATAAAGAAAACAGCCACTAGTGACTTTATGGAAATAGAGCGCCAAAGGGGTATTTCTGTGGCTACTTCAGTCCTGGCGTTTTTATACAAGGATAAAAAAATCAATATTCTTGATACTCCCGGTCACAAAGACTTTGCGGAAGATACGTTTAGAACGCTTACCGCAGTAGATAGTGTCATAGTTGTGATCGATGTTGCCAAAGGTGTGGAGGAGCAAACCGTGAAATTGGTGGAGGTTTGCCGTATGCGCAACATTCCCATGATTGTTTTCATAAATAAATTGGATAGGGAAGGTCGTGATGCATTTGACCTACTTGATGATTTGGAACAAAAATTGGGTCTTGCCGTTACGCCTTTAAGCTTCCCTATTGGTATGGGGTACGATTTTAAGGGAATCTATAATATCTACGAGAAAAACATCAACCTTTTTAGCGGAGACAGTAAAAAGAACATTGAAGAAACCATTGCTTTTGATTCTATAGAGAGTCCGGAGCTAGAACAAATTATTGGCAATAGTGCCGCCGAAGAGCTGCGCGACAATCTAGAATTGGTAAGAGGTGTATATCCGGATTTCGATAAGCAAAGTTATTTGAACGGAACGCAACAACCCGTATTTTTCGGCTCTGCCCTAAATAATTTTGGTGTCCGTGAGCTATTGGATTGTTTTATTGAAATAGCTCCTTCTCCCAGACCAAAAAAAGCCGAAGAAAGAGTTGTAAATGCCAATGAAAAAGAAATGTCCGGTTTTGTATTTAAAATACATGCCAATATGGATCCTAAGCACCGTGACCGATTGGCATTCATTAAAATTGTTTCGGGGACTTTTGAACGAAACAAGCCCTATTTGCATGTCAGAAATGGCAAAAAACTAAAGTTTTCCAGTCCAAACGCCTTTTTTGCCGAGAAGAAAGAGATTGTAGATATATCATACCCAGGAGATATTGTAGGGCTTCACGATACCGGTAATTTTAAAATTGGTGATACATTAACAGAAGGCGAAGAGCTCCACTACAAAGGCATTCCAAGCTTCTCTCCGGAGCATTTTAGATACATCAACAATGCCGACCCAATGAAGTCCAAACAACTGTACAAAGGTATTGATCAGTTAATGGATGAAGGTGTAGCGCAGTTATTTACCCTTGAGATGAACGGAAGGAAAGTTATTGGTACCGTAGGAGCCCTACAGTTTGAAGTTATCCAATACCGTCTTGAACATGAATATGGAGCTAAATGTACGTACGAGAACTTCCCAGTATTTAAAGCTTGTTGGGTAGAACCAGCGGACCCTAAGAACGAAGAGTTTAAAGAATTCAAAAGGGTGAAGCAAAAGTTTTTAGCAAAGGACAAGCGAAATCAACTGGTCTTTCTTGCGGATTCACAGTTCTCCTTACAAATGACACAACAAAAATACCCAAGTGTAAAGCTTCACTTCGTTTCTGAATTTGATTAA
- a CDS encoding gliding motility-associated C-terminal domain-containing protein: protein MEKITLLNFKNVAVKTVTYTFTLAVFGLGSSLYANESSIDKLSGKDDAKVESVRGAAANMPNTDDCIEFTTIEIFGDDFGFEDGVTDGSLSAENVDLSSKWGLPAGSVLVSVTGANTKSSGGSFEVNNSIPTTFSFSGTVPVKILAEHSIRVDANHRDGIIALDDVAYIRTNTLPNGVISGNDGNDYYVENTTDNDINSSSRFTWESQDLVDEVQFYTTSDAPINGIHLSIIPVQCLEVDTDNDGVPDVTDLDDDNDGILDTDEDPNIDGDDNPLTDPYDLDEDGIPNHLDIDSDNDGIPDNVEAQTTEGYIAPNEDDEATYISNDGLNSAYPDGLTPVNTDGNDVEDYLDADSDNDDVPDNNEGNDFNFDGIPDQTYTGIDTDGDGLDDGYEGSDVNDGFDVNDEINDPANDLPDTDGTEDVNYRDLDDDGDGIDTPDEDIDEDGDPTNDDSDGDGTPDYLEFNEDNTTDTDGDGVPDSTDLDDDNDGILDTDEDPNTDGDDNPLTNPLDTDEDGIPNHLDIDSDDDGIPDNVEVQTTEGYIAPNEDDEATYEANDGLNSAYPDGLTPVNTDGEDTEDYIDLDSDNDTVPDNNEGNDFNFDGIPDQTYTGIDTDGDGLDDGYEGSDVNDGFDVNDEIDDPANDLPDTDGTEDVNYRDLDDDGDGYNTPDEDADGDGDPTNDDTDEDGTPDYLDPDSNPNPNNDRDTDGDGVPDRVDLDDDNDGILDTVEDPNTDGDDNPLTNPLDSDGDGRPNHLDIDSDDDGIPDNVEAQTTDGYIAPNDDDEATYAENDGLNSAYPDGLNPVNTDGTDEQDYIDLDSDNDLVFDNNEGNDFNYDGAPDQSFTGTDTDGDGLDDGYEGSDINDGFDVNDEIDDPANDLPDTDGTEDVNYRDLDDDGDGIDTPDEDGNNNGDPTDDDLDGDGTPSYLDPEEDTEIVVMQMVTPNGDGKNEFLWIENVDKALNNSLKIFNRWGVAVYEGEEYNNQNNVFDGRSKGRSTISGQDYLPAGVYFYIFEYNTANQQNVTDSGYIYISK from the coding sequence ATGGAAAAAATTACTCTACTAAATTTTAAAAATGTTGCGGTTAAAACTGTGACGTATACCTTTACCTTGGCCGTTTTTGGTTTAGGCTCTTCATTGTACGCTAATGAAAGTAGTATTGATAAACTTAGTGGCAAAGATGATGCGAAAGTTGAAAGTGTTAGAGGAGCAGCAGCTAACATGCCCAACACTGATGACTGTATAGAATTTACTACTATTGAAATTTTCGGTGATGATTTTGGCTTTGAAGATGGAGTTACTGATGGTAGTCTTTCCGCCGAGAATGTAGATTTAAGTTCAAAATGGGGGCTTCCTGCTGGTAGTGTTTTGGTTTCTGTTACCGGAGCAAATACTAAAAGTTCTGGCGGGTCTTTTGAGGTAAATAATAGTATTCCAACTACTTTTTCTTTCTCCGGTACAGTTCCTGTAAAAATTCTTGCAGAACATTCTATTAGAGTAGATGCAAATCATAGGGATGGGATTATTGCGCTTGATGATGTAGCGTATATCCGAACAAATACTTTGCCCAACGGTGTTATTTCAGGTAATGATGGAAATGATTATTACGTTGAAAATACAACTGATAATGATATAAACTCTAGTAGTCGCTTCACTTGGGAGTCCCAAGATTTAGTTGATGAAGTTCAATTTTATACAACTTCTGATGCTCCAATTAACGGAATACATCTAAGTATTATTCCAGTTCAATGTCTTGAGGTAGATACTGATAATGACGGAGTTCCGGATGTTACAGATTTGGATGATGATAATGACGGTATTCTCGATACGGATGAAGATCCTAATATTGATGGTGATGATAACCCACTAACGGACCCTTATGATTTAGATGAAGACGGTATTCCAAATCATTTGGATATTGATTCTGATAACGATGGTATTCCAGATAATGTAGAAGCCCAGACCACTGAAGGGTATATCGCTCCTAATGAGGATGATGAAGCTACATACATTTCAAATGACGGTTTAAATTCTGCGTACCCAGATGGATTAACTCCTGTGAATACAGATGGAAATGATGTAGAAGATTATCTTGATGCAGATAGTGACAATGATGATGTTCCGGATAACAACGAAGGAAACGATTTTAATTTTGACGGAATTCCTGATCAGACCTATACTGGAATAGATACAGATGGAGATGGATTGGATGATGGATACGAAGGAAGCGATGTTAATGACGGTTTTGATGTAAATGATGAAATTAATGATCCAGCTAACGATTTACCGGATACGGATGGTACTGAAGATGTAAATTATCGTGATTTAGATGATGATGGAGATGGTATTGATACTCCAGATGAAGACATAGATGAAGATGGTGACCCAACTAATGATGATTCAGATGGAGACGGAACACCGGATTACCTTGAATTTAATGAAGATAATACTACCGATACAGATGGCGATGGTGTTCCGGACTCAACGGATTTGGATGATGACAACGATGGTATTTTGGATACGGATGAAGACCCTAATACAGATGGTGATGATAACCCGTTAACAAACCCCTTGGATACGGATGAAGATGGTATTCCAAATCATTTGGATATTGACTCTGACGATGACGGTATTCCAGACAATGTTGAAGTACAAACTACAGAGGGTTATATTGCGCCAAACGAAGACGATGAAGCAACTTATGAAGCCAACGATGGTTTAAACTCAGCTTACCCAGATGGTCTTACACCTGTGAACACAGATGGTGAAGACACAGAAGATTACATAGACTTGGATAGTGACAATGACACGGTTCCTGATAATAATGAAGGCAATGACTTCAACTTTGATGGTATTCCTGATCAGACCTATACGGGGATAGATACAGACGGAGACGGTCTAGATGATGGTTACGAGGGTAGCGATGTTAATGATGGTTTTGATGTTAATGATGAAATAGATGATCCAGCTAATGATTTACCGGATACAGATGGTACTGAGGACGTAAACTATCGCGATCTAGATGATGATGGAGACGGTTACAATACACCAGATGAAGACGCAGACGGTGATGGCGACCCAACTAATGATGATACGGATGAGGATGGCACACCGGATTATTTAGATCCAGACTCTAATCCTAACCCTAATAATGACAGAGATACAGATGGTGATGGCGTTCCGGACAGAGTAGATTTAGATGATGATAATGATGGGATTTTAGATACGGTAGAAGATCCAAATACGGACGGTGACGATAACCCATTGACTAATCCATTGGATTCTGATGGTGACGGCAGACCAAACCATTTAGATATTGATTCTGACGACGACGGTATTCCGGACAATGTAGAAGCACAGACCACAGATGGCTACATTGCGCCAAATGATGATGACGAGGCAACTTATGCGGAGAACGATGGTTTAAACTCAGCTTACCCGGACGGATTAAATCCAGTCAACACAGATGGTACTGATGAGCAAGATTATATAGACTTGGATAGTGATAACGATTTGGTATTCGATAATAATGAGGGCAATGACTTTAACTATGACGGTGCTCCTGATCAATCATTTACAGGAACGGATACGGACGGCGACGGTTTAGACGACGGTTACGAAGGAAGTGATATCAACGATGGTTTTGATGTCAATGATGAAATAGATGATCCAGCGAATGACTTACCTGACACAGATGGTACGGAAGATGTAAACTACAGAGATTTAGACGATGATGGTGATGGAATTGATACACCTGACGAGGACGGAAACAACAACGGAGATCCCACTGATGATGATTTAGATGGAGATGGTACTCCTTCCTACCTAGATCCAGAAGAGGATACTGAGATTGTTGTTATGCAAATGGTGACGCCAAATGGTGATGGTAAAAATGAATTCTTGTGGATTGAAAACGTGGACAAAGCACTAAATAATAGCCTTAAGATTTTTAACCGATGGGGTGTAGCAGTTTATGAAGGAGAAGAGTATAACAATCAGAACAATGTTTTTGATGGTAGATCAAAAGGTCGCTCAACTATAAGCGGTCAAGACTATCTGCCGGCGGGCGTGTATTTTTATATCTTTGAGTACAACACTGCGAACCAACAAAATGTAACCGATAGTGGTTATATTTACATCAGTAAATAA
- a CDS encoding PorP/SprF family type IX secretion system membrane protein: protein MILKNKLLAALFLVLIYCQTASAQQDAQYTQYMFNTMSVNPAYAGSRGQLSIAGLYRSQWVGLDGSPETFTINLHSPIRNSNVGYGLSVVNDKIGEGTVQETYIDGLISYSIDVSLKGKLSFGLKLGGNILNLDFEQLRQRPGFEEAVGTDNIENRFSPNVGLGMYYHTNKFYAGLSAPNLLEVEHFDTEDNDANQIDFLAKDRVNFYLITGYVFDLNDNLKFKPALLTKVVGGAPLQVDVSANFLFAEKFSFGAAYRWDAAVSALAGFQISDQIMLGLAYDKETTDFGSTQFNSGSFEIFLRWELVKSFEKLVSPRFF from the coding sequence ATGATTTTAAAAAACAAACTACTGGCCGCCTTATTTTTGGTATTGATATATTGTCAAACAGCTTCTGCCCAGCAAGATGCCCAGTACACACAATATATGTTTAATACTATGAGTGTAAACCCGGCTTATGCGGGTTCTAGGGGGCAGCTCAGTATAGCGGGTCTATATAGGTCGCAATGGGTTGGTTTGGACGGTTCTCCGGAGACTTTTACCATCAACTTACATTCTCCTATTAGAAACAGTAATGTAGGGTATGGGTTATCTGTGGTAAATGACAAAATAGGCGAAGGTACCGTACAGGAAACATATATTGATGGGTTGATTTCTTATTCAATTGATGTTTCTCTAAAAGGAAAATTATCGTTTGGATTAAAATTAGGAGGAAATATCCTGAATTTGGATTTTGAACAACTAAGACAGAGACCTGGTTTTGAAGAAGCTGTAGGTACGGATAATATTGAAAATAGATTTTCTCCTAATGTAGGTTTGGGTATGTACTATCATACCAATAAATTTTATGCGGGACTTTCTGCTCCTAATTTATTGGAGGTTGAACATTTTGACACGGAGGATAATGATGCTAATCAGATAGATTTTCTAGCAAAAGACCGTGTAAACTTTTATTTGATTACGGGTTACGTATTTGATTTGAACGATAATCTTAAATTCAAGCCAGCTCTTTTAACAAAGGTGGTTGGTGGTGCTCCACTTCAAGTAGACGTATCCGCTAATTTTCTTTTTGCCGAGAAATTTTCGTTTGGAGCGGCGTATAGATGGGATGCTGCGGTGAGCGCTCTTGCAGGCTTTCAGATATCTGACCAAATTATGCTAGGATTGGCCTATGACAAGGAAACTACGGATTTTGGTAGTACCCAGTTCAACAGCGGATCGTTTGAAATTTTTCTAAGATGGGAATTGGTGAAGTCATTTGAAAAACTAGTATCTCCTCGTTTCTTCTAA